A portion of the Phaenicophaeus curvirostris isolate KB17595 chromosome 17, BPBGC_Pcur_1.0, whole genome shotgun sequence genome contains these proteins:
- the MORN3 gene encoding MORN repeat-containing protein 3: MPIVKYPRATEPLWHEWDRKAQKCGLRHTVYAVNGDQYTGEWLHNLKHGKGTQVWKRTGAIYSGDWKFGKRDGYGSYSIPDPVTKEHKKVYAGWWKNDKRSGYGVTFYSSGERYEGEWSNGLRSGWGRMYYRNGSIYEGQWLSDQPNGQGMLQLANENRYEGGWKDGKKHGPGKFFYLEKGQLFEGIWSADTPQCGILIDFGRDEAPAPTPYPIPKIELADPDGVLAEAQATFDDSHN; the protein is encoded by the exons ATGCCCATTGTAAAATACCCCAGGGCTACCGAGCCTCTCTGGCATGAATGGGACAGGAAAGCACAGAAATGTGGATTAAGACACACAGTCTATGCTGTAAATGGGGATCAGTACACTGGAGAATGGCTGCACAACTTGAAACACG GTAAAGGCACCCAAGTATGGAAACGCACTGGAGCTATTTATAGCGGTGACTGGAAGTTTGGGAAACGGGATGGTTATGGCTCATACAGCATTCCTGACCCTGTAACCAAGGAACACAAGAAGGTGTACGCAGGATGGtggaaaaatgacaaaagaagC GGCTATGGGGTGACATTTTACTCCAGTGGAGAGCGCTACGAGGGTGAGTGGAGCAATGGGCTGCGGAGTGGCTGGGGACGGATGTACTACCGGAATGGCTCCATCTACGAGGGACAGTGGCTGTCAGACCAGCCCAACGGGCAGGGGATGCTGCAGCTGG CAAATGAAAATCGGTACGAAGGAGGCTGGAAAGATGGAAAGAAGCATGGCCCAGGGAAATTCTTCTACTTGGAAAAGGGACAATTGTTTGAAGGTATTTGGTCAGCAGATACACCACAATGTGGAATTCTGATTGACTTCGGCAGAGATGAAGCTCCTGCCCCTACTCCGTATCCAATACCAAAG ATCGAACTGGCTGATCCAGATGGTGTTTTAGCAGAGGCCCAGGCGACGTTTGATGACAGCCACAATTAA
- the LOC138728055 gene encoding calcium release-activated calcium channel protein 1 gives MSLNEHSMQALSWRKLYLSRAKLKASSRTSALLSGFAMVAMVEVQLDTDHDYPQGLLIAFSACTTVLVAVHLFALMISTCILPNIEAVSNVHNLNSVKESPHERMHRHIELAWAFSTVIGTLLFLAEVVLLCWVKFLPLKKKTDSPLQSNSSTITSGQAAAIASTSIMVPFGLIFIVFAVHFYRSLVSHKTDRQFQELNELAEFARLQDQLDHRGDTISSAVTHFA, from the exons ATGAGCCTCAACGAGCACTCGATGCAGGCGCTGTCCTGGCGGAAGCTCTACCTGAGCCGCGCCAAGCTGAAAGCGTCCAGCCGCACCTCCGCGCTGCTCTCCGGCTTCGCCATG gTGGCTATGGTAGAAGTTCAGCTCGACACAGACCACGACTACCCTCAAGGTCTCTTGATAGCCTTCAGTGCCTGTACTACTGTTCTTGTTGCAGTTCACCTTTTTGCACTCATGATAAGTACCTGCATTCTTCCGAATATAGAGGCTGTTAGCAATGTGCATAATCTCAACTCTGTCAAGGAATCTCCTCATGAGCGTATGCACCGGCACATTGAGCTTGCGTGGGCATTTTCCACTGTCATTGGGACTTTGCTCTTTCTTGCAGAGGTGGTGTTACTGTGTTGGGTGAAGTTTCTtcctttaaagaagaaaactgacAGCCCACTCCAGAGTAACAGTTCTACCATCACGTCAGGACAGGCAGCAGCCATTGCATCAACATCTATCATGGTTCCCTTTGGATTGATTTTCATTGTCTTTGCAGTCCACTTCTACAGGTCACTGGTGAGCCATAAAACAGACAGGCAATTTCAAGAACTCAATGAACTTGCTGAATTTGCACGGCTCCAGGATCAGCTGGATCACAGAGGTGACACGATCTCCTCAGCCGTTACCCATTTTGCGTAA